One genomic window of Gloeocapsa sp. DLM2.Bin57 includes the following:
- a CDS encoding WGR domain-containing protein, producing the protein MPKQYSFWERGTRWYYCDISQDLFKNWLVCRVWGDKVSRRGGRKEHLCENLEEAEKLYQYVVKRRKSRKYEQKE; encoded by the coding sequence ATGCCAAAGCAGTATTCATTCTGGGAGCGCGGTACACGCTGGTACTACTGTGATATCAGTCAGGACTTATTCAAAAATTGGCTAGTCTGTAGGGTTTGGGGAGATAAAGTATCAAGGCGAGGTGGACGCAAAGAACATTTGTGTGAAAACCTAGAAGAAGCCGAGAAATTATATCAATATGTAGTTAAACGGCGTAAATCACGTAAGTATGAGCAGAAAGAATAA
- a CDS encoding AAA family ATPase: MTVARVTRGLNLQRGDRFLVLYGVNTNDTFCTPNLLLQDIEQILHSYLQDHGYERILFYTGVKKLYFLDAQSRERCLSGSKSSQVDQKLEANHRPFKVTPGPLGNRRLVAKSKSVSSPTQTSSTTPPTRLQDVSILSYFQTAMTDSTQKSAIVFSQAEDLNQFDQKRELFGRMNDWFRLPPSNQNLCIFIFDHENLTQLQRFCHQIGFILLSEQIVNRNPVTQDYINFVYVGSPDRQEIEGLRDYFRLTQKKVVDWKIANSLNRWLAAENQRLSYWYARFNNSSEISLKEARNQGWLSGDVRETPALERLNAMIGLNSVKKLISVRQSFLQVQIERRKQGQDLSSLRLHLVFKGNPGTGKTTVARLMGEIYRDLGLLERGHVIEVTRSDLVAGYVGQTAIQTDDYINRALDGVLFIDEAYTLSEGGQADFGQEAIDTLLQRMERDRERLVVIVAGYPDKIDNFLKSNPGLKSRFSAEIEFEDFTEAELLAIFQSHLDKLKLSVAPNLEKVLPQLLGNLCNSQDLEFANARGVEKVFQILDERRAHRLVQKQLNQITEPFELEDVPNEYQYLISNNDQELKDLLTQLNSLIGLNVVKIAIQEIIATQQANQRLQSVGKLVKQEETLHMLFLGNPGTGKTTVARLIGKIFQAMGLLKKGHFIEVNRNDLVGAYVGQTEEKTKRVIESALDGVLFIDEAYALSRSNFSNDYGIQVIDTLVPMMENYRDRLVVILAGYTQEMQQFLAANSGISSRIAYTIDFPDYTAAEMYQIFARMSQQNNYTYNNKVAEAMQAIFECQFQSRSEVFGNGRYVRNIYEKLVRAQKNRIIRDNRLTETDLMTFMIEDTQGLI, from the coding sequence ATGACAGTTGCAAGAGTTACAAGAGGACTAAATTTACAACGGGGAGACAGGTTTCTAGTACTTTATGGGGTTAATACCAATGATACTTTTTGTACTCCAAATTTATTACTACAAGATATAGAGCAAATTCTTCATAGTTATCTGCAAGATCATGGCTATGAAAGAATTTTGTTTTACACAGGAGTCAAAAAACTTTACTTTTTAGATGCTCAATCGCGAGAACGTTGTTTATCTGGTTCTAAATCTTCCCAAGTTGACCAAAAATTAGAAGCTAATCATCGTCCTTTTAAAGTCACTCCAGGACCATTAGGAAATAGACGATTGGTGGCAAAATCTAAATCTGTCTCTTCCCCAACTCAAACCTCATCTACAACACCACCAACACGTTTACAGGATGTAAGTATATTGTCTTACTTTCAAACAGCGATGACTGATTCTACCCAAAAATCAGCTATTGTCTTTTCTCAAGCTGAAGATTTAAATCAGTTTGACCAAAAAAGAGAATTATTTGGCAGGATGAATGATTGGTTTCGTTTACCTCCTAGTAATCAAAATCTTTGTATTTTTATTTTTGACCATGAAAATCTGACTCAACTGCAACGTTTTTGCCACCAAATCGGCTTTATTCTCTTATCTGAACAAATTGTCAATCGTAATCCTGTCACTCAAGATTATATTAACTTTGTCTATGTAGGTTCACCAGATCGTCAAGAAATAGAAGGGTTGCGAGATTACTTCCGTCTAACCCAAAAAAAAGTTGTGGACTGGAAAATAGCTAATTCTTTAAATCGTTGGTTAGCCGCAGAAAATCAAAGACTCAGTTATTGGTATGCTCGCTTTAATAATAGTTCAGAAATATCTTTAAAAGAAGCTAGAAACCAAGGCTGGTTGTCAGGAGATGTTAGGGAAACTCCCGCCTTAGAACGCTTAAACGCCATGATTGGCTTAAATTCAGTCAAAAAACTAATTTCAGTGCGTCAGAGTTTTTTACAAGTACAAATAGAACGACGTAAACAAGGACAAGACCTCAGTTCTCTTAGACTGCATTTAGTCTTTAAAGGTAATCCAGGGACGGGTAAAACTACGGTAGCTCGACTGATGGGGGAAATTTATCGGGATTTGGGATTACTTGAGCGTGGACACGTGATTGAAGTCACTAGATCCGACTTAGTAGCAGGTTATGTGGGACAAACGGCTATCCAAACTGATGATTATATTAATCGTGCTTTAGATGGTGTTTTGTTTATTGACGAAGCTTACACTCTTAGTGAAGGAGGGCAAGCAGATTTTGGACAGGAAGCGATCGATACCCTACTGCAAAGAATGGAAAGAGATAGAGAGCGCTTAGTAGTAATTGTCGCAGGTTATCCCGACAAAATAGATAATTTTTTAAAATCCAACCCAGGATTAAAAAGCCGTTTTAGTGCTGAAATTGAGTTTGAAGATTTTACAGAAGCAGAATTGTTAGCAATTTTTCAGTCACATTTAGACAAATTAAAGCTTTCTGTAGCACCTAATTTAGAAAAAGTTCTCCCTCAATTATTAGGGAATCTTTGTAATAGTCAAGACTTAGAGTTTGCTAATGCTAGAGGAGTCGAAAAAGTTTTTCAAATTCTTGATGAAAGACGAGCACATCGATTAGTACAAAAACAACTTAATCAAATCACCGAACCTTTTGAATTAGAAGATGTACCCAATGAATATCAATATTTGATTAGTAATAATGACCAAGAATTAAAGGATTTACTAACTCAATTAAATAGTTTGATAGGCTTAAATGTAGTAAAAATAGCTATTCAAGAAATCATCGCTACTCAACAAGCTAATCAACGTCTTCAATCTGTAGGAAAACTGGTTAAACAAGAAGAAACTCTCCATATGTTATTTCTGGGAAATCCAGGTACAGGAAAAACTACAGTAGCTCGTTTAATTGGTAAAATTTTTCAAGCTATGGGTCTTCTCAAGAAAGGACATTTTATCGAAGTCAATCGCAATGATTTAGTAGGTGCATACGTAGGACAGACAGAAGAGAAAACTAAACGAGTAATTGAATCAGCTTTGGATGGAGTTCTCTTTATTGATGAAGCTTATGCTCTCAGTCGTAGTAATTTTAGTAATGATTACGGGATACAAGTTATTGATACATTAGTACCAATGATGGAAAATTATCGAGATCGCTTAGTGGTAATTCTCGCGGGTTATACTCAAGAAATGCAGCAATTTTTAGCAGCTAATTCGGGGATTAGTTCGCGTATTGCTTACACTATAGATTTTCCTGACTATACAGCCGCAGAAATGTATCAAATCTTTGCCCGAATGTCTCAACAAAACAATTACACTTATAATAACAAGGTTGCAGAAGCAATGCAAGCAATTTTTGAGTGTCAGTTTCAATCTAGATCTGAAGTTTTCGGTAATGGTAGATATGTTAGGAATATTTACGAAAAGCTTGTTCGTGCTCAAAAAAACCGTATTATTAGAGATAATAGGTTGACAGAGACGGATTTAATGACTTTTATGATTGAAGATACTCAGGGTCTTATCTGA